The sequence AGAAATTCCGATCGCTGGTGCCGACGTACGCTATCGGGTCCGGGGTCTGGTGAATCGGGTAATCATCTGCACGCGTGAACATACGGTCCTCCTCACAAGAGCTCGGAACTCAGAGCACAGAACTCAGGACATTAAAAGGCGGCCGCAAGAATTGCGAATTGAGGCTCGGCCCTCACGGAAACGGGGCGCGCGCTATGTAGCCCTGCAGCGCCGCCAGTGCCTCGACTTCGGTGGCGGGCACGTGCGCACCGCTGAACACCCACCAGTCTTCCGGGAAGACGATCTCCTCGCCGGGGGCGATGGTGGTGAGCGGGCCCAGGTGTTCGAGTTCGAGGATCCCGTGGTTGGAGTAGACTTCGATGGTGGCGCCGCCATCGGGATACTGGCCGGCGGCGTGCGGGAAGCGCTTGAGAAAGAGCGCCCCGCCAAGCAGGTATGCTGCCCAGCCTTGAGCCGAGTCGACGCCGATCTTGCTTTCGTCCTCGGCTCGGCCTGATGAGTCTGTCGATTTTCTCTGAAAGGACCCTTCGACAAGCTCAGGGTGAGCGGAAAAACCCTTATTTGATGGACTCTGAGACCGCTCGTGCTGAGGCTCTCGAAGCACGTCTTCGCATTGATCGACAGTCCCTGATGGTGCGGGCGGCGGCGGGCGCACGTTGCCGCTGTCGATCTGGATCAGCCGGTCGCCGAACTGATAGCGCCGATCGGCGAACTTCGCATAGCTCCAGAGGATGAGGCGGCGCGTGGCGTCGAAGGCAGTCGGCGGCCCGACATCGAGCGGCACGAAGGCGCGGCCGCCCGGTTGCATGACAGGCACACTCCACGCCGCACAGGTGAGCGGCCGGTCGGCGATGTTCGTGATGTGCGAGACCAGCCGCAGGCGCGGCTCACCGGGTGCCAGACTCACCTCGATGCGTTTCTGTATGCCGGCCGCCGGTTGCGGCGGGGCGGCCACCCGAAGCGTCGCCTTCCCGACGACGGCGGCCTGGCACGCGGCGTTGTCGAGGGCGTAAGTCGTCTCGGTACGCTCGGGCGCGATCCACAACCGCCAGCCGCCGCGGAAAACGTAGGTTGCCTCACCCCTTCCGCCGAGACCCTCGCGTATCTGCAACAGGTTCGCACCGCCGGGGAGACGCAGATCGATGATGCGCGGGCCGATGTCGGTAACGACGTGGGCTTCGAGCCAGCCATTGCTCAGCCGGTAGGTGTTGCTCCAGCCGTGATAGTTCTCCTTGGTAACGTGGGTCTGACCCATGCTTGCTCCACGCGCCGCAGATCAGCAACATTGCTGGCGGCCATCATCACGAAGAACGAAATGACTGGAGCAACCTCTTCAGCGGGTTTTCCGTCCCTCGGGAAGAGGGAGAAACAGGAGAAGAGAAGGCTGATTGGAGGCGCGCGGCGAGGTCATCCATGGCCACTCTTGCCTGGTCGAGCACCGCGCCCATGCCGAAGAAGCCGTGGATCATACCGTTGTATCGCTTCACCTCGGCGGGAACCCCGGCGGCGCGCAGGCGGGCCGCGTATGCTTCGCCCTCGTCGCGGAGCGGATCAAACTCCGCGGTGATCACCAGTGCCGGCGGCAGGCCGCGCAGATCGCTGGCCCGCAACGGCGCGGCGTAGGGGTTGTCGCGATCGGCGTCGCTCCGCAGGTAGTGACTCTGGAACCATCGCATCATGTCGACGGTGAGGAGGTATCCTTCCCCGTTCTCTCGACAGGATACCGTGTCGCATGAGGTGTCGGTCGCGGGATAGATGAGCAGCTGATACGTGAGCGGCGGCCCGCCACGGTCACGTGCCATCAATGCGACGACGGCGGCGAGGTTGCCCCCCGCACTGTCTCCACCAACGGCGATAC is a genomic window of Candidatus Binatia bacterium containing:
- a CDS encoding alpha/beta hydrolase, which codes for MPLDPQVQAFLDQVQAMNVPPFHTLSVEEAREAAGALSDLHGAPEPVGSVDNLAVPSPGSEIVLRLYTPEQGGPFPVLVYFHGGGWVMGDLESHDGVCRALTNAAHCIVASVDYRLAPEHKFPAAAEDAYAATQWVAENAASFGGDPKRIAVGGDSAGGNLAAVVALMARDRGGPPLTYQLLIYPATDTSCDTVSCRENGEGYLLTVDMMRWFQSHYLRSDADRDNPYAAPLRASDLRGLPPALVITAEFDPLRDEGEAYAARLRAAGVPAEVKRYNGMIHGFFGMGAVLDQARVAMDDLAARLQSAFSSPVSPSSRGTENPLKRLLQSFRSS